A section of the Pedobacter sp. HDW13 genome encodes:
- the atpA gene encoding F0F1 ATP synthase subunit alpha — translation MVEVRPDEVSAIIRQQLAGFKSETELEEVGTVLQVGDGIARVYGLTKVQSGELVEFANGLQGIVLNLEEDNVGVVLLGASDEIKEGDTIKRTKKIASIKVGEGMLGRVVNTLGEPLDGKGPILGETYEMPLERKAPGVIYRQPVNEPLQTGIKAIDAMIPIGRGQRELVIGDRQIGKTAVCIDTIINQKEFYEAGQPVFCIYVAIGQKNSTVANIVRTLEENGALPYTVVVAASAADPAPMQFYAPFAGAAIGEFFRDTGRPALIVYDDLSKQAVAYREVSLLLRRPPGREAYPGDVFYLHSRLLERAAKINANDDIAKNMNDLPESIRHIVKGGGSLTALPIIETQAGDVSAYIPTNVISITDGQIFLESNLFNSGIRPAINVGISVSRVGGNAQIKSMKKVAGTLKLDQAQYRELEAFSKFGSDLDAATKSVLDKGARNVEMLKQAQFSPFTVEKQVAIVYAGTKNLMRSVPVNKVKEFETEFLTQLELRHPETLSALKAGKFDDNITGVLDTVAKEISSKY, via the coding sequence ATGGTAGAGGTAAGACCAGACGAAGTATCGGCAATTATCAGACAGCAATTGGCGGGCTTCAAATCAGAAACCGAACTGGAAGAAGTTGGTACCGTGTTGCAAGTAGGCGACGGTATTGCCCGCGTTTACGGTTTAACTAAAGTTCAATCAGGAGAGTTGGTTGAATTTGCAAACGGACTTCAGGGTATCGTATTAAACCTTGAGGAAGATAACGTTGGTGTGGTACTTTTGGGTGCTTCAGACGAGATCAAAGAAGGTGATACCATTAAACGTACCAAAAAAATTGCCTCTATTAAAGTTGGTGAAGGTATGCTTGGCCGTGTAGTTAACACTTTAGGTGAGCCTTTAGATGGTAAAGGTCCGATTTTAGGTGAAACTTACGAGATGCCTTTAGAGCGTAAAGCACCAGGTGTAATTTACCGTCAGCCGGTAAATGAGCCTTTACAAACTGGTATTAAAGCAATCGATGCAATGATTCCAATCGGTCGTGGTCAACGTGAGTTAGTTATTGGCGATCGTCAGATTGGTAAAACTGCTGTTTGTATCGATACCATTATCAACCAAAAAGAATTTTATGAAGCAGGCCAGCCTGTGTTCTGTATTTACGTAGCTATTGGCCAGAAAAACTCTACTGTAGCTAACATTGTACGTACATTGGAAGAGAACGGTGCTTTACCATATACAGTTGTTGTTGCTGCTTCGGCTGCAGATCCTGCTCCAATGCAGTTTTATGCTCCGTTTGCAGGTGCTGCAATTGGTGAGTTTTTCCGCGATACTGGTAGACCAGCTTTAATTGTTTATGATGATTTATCTAAACAAGCTGTGGCTTACCGTGAGGTATCTTTATTACTTCGTCGTCCACCGGGCCGTGAGGCTTATCCAGGTGACGTTTTCTATTTACACAGTCGTTTGTTAGAAAGAGCTGCGAAAATCAACGCTAACGATGATATCGCTAAAAACATGAACGATTTACCTGAGTCGATCAGACACATCGTTAAAGGTGGTGGTTCATTAACAGCACTTCCAATTATCGAAACTCAGGCAGGTGACGTTTCTGCTTATATCCCGACTAACGTAATTTCGATTACTGATGGTCAGATCTTCTTAGAGTCGAACTTGTTCAACTCAGGTATCCGTCCGGCTATTAACGTAGGTATCTCGGTATCACGTGTAGGTGGTAATGCGCAAATCAAATCGATGAAAAAAGTTGCTGGTACTTTAAAGTTAGATCAGGCTCAATACCGCGAGTTAGAGGCTTTCTCTAAATTCGGTTCTGACTTAGATGCTGCAACTAAATCGGTACTTGATAAAGGTGCACGTAACGTGGAAATGTTGAAACAAGCGCAATTCTCTCCATTCACTGTTGAGAAACAAGTTGCAATTGTTTACGCTGGTACTAAAAACTTAATGCGTAGCGTTCCGGTTAACAAAGTAAAAGAATTTGAAACTGAATTCTTAACTCAATTGGAACTGCGTCACCCTGAAACTTTATCGGCATTAAAAGCTGGTAAATTTGATGATAACATTACTGGTGTTTTAGATACAGTAGCAAAAGAGATTTCAAGTAAATATTAA
- the atpH gene encoding ATP synthase F1 subunit delta encodes MSEIKVASRYAKSLIDLAVENNALQASYNDMVLFEKVVDETPELEAILNNPIVPLDKKTGILNGIFADKVGALTITFFKIVVNKGRSAILFATAKQFVQQYNQIKGIVTADVTSATALSAGAKEEIVAIVKKELGANEVIVNEKINEKLIGGFILKVGDKQFDASIASGLSKLKKEFAQ; translated from the coding sequence ATGTCAGAAATTAAAGTTGCAAGCAGATACGCCAAATCATTAATAGACCTAGCCGTTGAAAACAACGCTTTACAGGCCTCTTATAACGATATGGTTTTATTTGAAAAAGTGGTTGACGAGACCCCTGAACTGGAAGCGATATTAAATAACCCGATTGTACCTTTAGATAAAAAGACCGGTATTTTAAACGGTATCTTTGCTGATAAGGTAGGTGCCTTAACCATCACTTTTTTCAAAATTGTGGTTAACAAAGGCCGTTCGGCTATTTTATTTGCTACGGCAAAACAGTTTGTGCAACAATACAATCAGATTAAAGGTATCGTTACTGCTGATGTTACTTCTGCTACAGCTTTAAGCGCTGGAGCTAAAGAAGAGATTGTTGCCATTGTGAAAAAGGAATTAGGCGCTAATGAAGTAATCGTTAATGAAAAAATTAACGAGAAACTAATTGGTGGTTTTATATTAAAAGTTGGCGACAAACAATTTGATGCGAGTATTGCCAGCGGTTTAAGTAAACTTAAGAAAGAATTTGCGCAATAG
- a CDS encoding F0F1 ATP synthase subunit B produces MELVTPSIGLVFWTSLAFICLLILLRKFAWKPILGAIHEREQSIDEALNKAELAKQEMARLTSQNQDLMQQARAERDEILKEAKTLKDSILNEAKKQAQVEGAKLIEKAKIEIENQKKAALAEVKDQVSTLSLEIAERVLRTQLDDKTKQEALVANLLKDVELN; encoded by the coding sequence ATGGAATTAGTAACCCCAAGCATAGGATTGGTTTTTTGGACTTCGTTAGCATTCATCTGCTTATTGATCTTACTTAGAAAATTTGCATGGAAACCGATTTTAGGTGCTATTCACGAACGTGAGCAAAGCATTGATGAGGCTTTAAACAAAGCTGAATTGGCAAAACAGGAAATGGCCCGTTTAACCAGCCAGAATCAGGATTTAATGCAACAGGCCCGTGCCGAGCGCGACGAAATTTTGAAGGAAGCTAAAACCCTAAAAGATAGTATCTTAAACGAAGCTAAAAAACAAGCTCAGGTAGAAGGTGCTAAATTGATCGAGAAAGCTAAAATCGAAATCGAAAACCAAAAGAAAGCAGCTTTAGCAGAAGTTAAAGATCAGGTTTCTACTTTATCATTAGAAATTGCAGAACGTGTTTTACGTACTCAATTAGATGATAAAACTAAACAGGAAGCTTTAGTGGCTAACTTGTTAAAAGACGTTGAATTAAACTAG
- the atpE gene encoding ATP synthase F0 subunit C, with amino-acid sequence MVGSIAAIGAGLAVIGAGIGIGQVGGKAMEGIARQPEAASKIQTAMIIAAALIEGAALFGVVVALLGLNG; translated from the coding sequence ATGGTAGGTTCAATCGCGGCAATTGGTGCCGGTTTAGCAGTAATCGGTGCAGGTATCGGTATCGGTCAAGTAGGTGGTAAAGCAATGGAAGGTATTGCTCGTCAACCAGAAGCTGCATCAAAAATTCAGACTGCAATGATTATCGCTGCTGCCCTTATTGAGGGTGCTGCTTTATTCGGTGTGGTAGTTGCATTATTAGGCTTAAACGGTTAA
- the atpB gene encoding F0F1 ATP synthase subunit A, with amino-acid sequence MDCNRVFVSKVKRLTIVFTLLIAFLSIKIDTFAQVDSAVVPVDSAVAESAHVASGEHGASAEHGEEKFEPTKVIMEHIADSHMWHLWGHTSLPLPVILYTANGLEVFSSAHFHHGEEDYQGKYNKYRLVTGLKQSMSKDMFNKNIKVVGADGQIDENASDTVIDLSITKNIAAMFVAIFVIVIVFATVARAYKKRVGKAPKGLQSFFEPIIIFVRDDIAKPNIGHKYAKFMPYLLTTFFFILFNNLLGLVPIFPGGANVTGNIALTFVMALGTMIIVNINGNKYYWKHIFLPSVPFWLWPLMVVVEVIGIISKPFALMVRLFANITAGHIIVLSLISLIFIFETLAIAPVSVAFVLFMDVLELLVAFLQAFIFTLLTALFIGMAVEEHH; translated from the coding sequence ATGGATTGTAACCGAGTTTTTGTGTCTAAAGTTAAAAGGCTAACTATTGTTTTTACGCTTTTAATCGCGTTTTTATCTATCAAAATTGATACTTTCGCTCAAGTTGATAGCGCTGTTGTACCTGTTGATAGTGCTGTTGCCGAATCTGCTCATGTAGCTTCTGGAGAACACGGAGCATCAGCTGAACATGGCGAAGAAAAATTCGAGCCAACCAAAGTAATTATGGAGCACATTGCGGATTCGCACATGTGGCACCTATGGGGGCATACTTCATTGCCTCTTCCAGTAATTTTATATACAGCTAATGGTTTAGAGGTGTTCTCTTCAGCTCATTTTCATCATGGTGAAGAAGATTATCAAGGTAAATACAATAAATACCGTTTGGTAACGGGCTTAAAGCAGAGCATGTCGAAAGATATGTTTAATAAAAATATTAAAGTTGTTGGTGCAGACGGTCAGATTGATGAAAATGCATCTGATACAGTAATTGATTTATCTATTACGAAAAATATAGCAGCAATGTTTGTAGCTATATTCGTAATTGTAATTGTGTTTGCTACTGTAGCAAGAGCTTATAAAAAACGTGTAGGTAAAGCGCCAAAAGGTTTGCAGTCTTTCTTTGAGCCAATCATTATCTTTGTAAGAGATGATATTGCTAAGCCGAACATAGGTCATAAATACGCTAAATTTATGCCTTATTTGTTAACTACGTTTTTCTTTATCTTATTCAATAACTTATTAGGTTTAGTGCCAATTTTTCCAGGTGGTGCTAACGTAACCGGTAATATTGCTTTAACATTTGTGATGGCTTTAGGTACCATGATTATTGTTAACATTAATGGTAACAAATACTATTGGAAACACATCTTTTTGCCTAGCGTTCCATTTTGGTTATGGCCTTTAATGGTTGTTGTGGAAGTAATAGGTATTATTTCAAAGCCTTTTGCTTTAATGGTACGTTTATTCGCAAACATTACAGCTGGTCACATTATCGTATTAAGTTTAATATCGTTAATCTTTATTTTCGAAACATTGGCTATTGCTCCAGTTTCAGTTGCATTCGTATTGTTTATGGATGTGTTAGAATTGCTGGTAGCGTTTTTACAGGCCTTTATTTTTACATTACTAACTGCCTTGTTTATTGGTATGGCAGTAGAAGAACATCATTAA
- a CDS encoding AtpZ/AtpI family protein, translated as MENPKEEDTKKKVNAAAKYSAIGFQMIATIGLLTFIGYKIDEHKQSKTNLITAAFALAGVGIALYQAIRQVTRD; from the coding sequence ATGGAAAATCCGAAAGAGGAAGATACAAAGAAAAAGGTAAATGCGGCCGCCAAATATTCGGCCATCGGCTTCCAGATGATTGCTACTATTGGCCTTTTAACTTTTATTGGCTACAAGATTGATGAACACAAGCAAAGCAAAACCAATTTAATAACGGCAGCTTTTGCCCTGGCAGGGGTAGGAATTGCACTTTACCAGGCCATCAGGCAGGTTACCAGGGATTAG
- a CDS encoding transglycosylase domain-containing protein, producing MNKSISAQETKRYSLIIWKLLVGGIALFAIFISMIGFGLFGALPSFRDIEHPKSNQASEIIAEDGRPIGTYFVQNRSNVTYKEISENVINGLIATEDTRFKEHSGIDFKRTFSIIGYNLIGKKQGASTITQQLAKNLFPRESNLNFFSLVLTKFKEWIVAVKLERNYTKEEIITMYLNTVDFGNQAYGIKSAARVYFNTTPDKLTLTEAATLVGMQKGITMYSPTRHPERSRDRRNTVMAMMVKSDLLTQEEFEAQKDKPLNLHFNAATVNDGIAPYFRTVLKNDIKTIFQEQSITKPDGTPYDLDRDGLKIYTTLNYDMQVYAEEAQKEYMKILQAQFIASWKGRNPFKDKTLQIEQGIKRSDRYKSLKLEGKSDEEITEDFNTKTEMTIFTWKGNIDTVMKPIDSVRYYKMLLRNAMMTMDPTNGHVKAWVGGINYEHFKYDQVKMGTRQVGSTAKPFTYAVAIENGYSPCYTVPNVPVTIEGYGDPWTPRNSGKPLEGSITLQKALAYSQNYVTAYLMKQVGPVAVSTLATKMGIPNVPAFPSICLGTFDSSIYNMVGAYGAFANKGTYTKPIYLLRIEDKNGVVLFSQKEIPKPIMSEEVAYVMTRMLKGVVANGTGSRLSYKYGVNAPIGAKTGTTQNNSDGWFMAITPQLVTGIWTGCEDRAFHFISTSQGEGANTALPIFAGFIKRVYANPALKIGRADFEAPKSGVSITYDCNQYQQQEEGTTELDKKLGF from the coding sequence ATGAATAAATCCATTTCTGCACAAGAAACAAAAAGATACAGTTTAATCATCTGGAAATTATTGGTTGGTGGAATAGCCCTCTTTGCTATTTTCATCTCCATGATTGGTTTTGGCCTTTTTGGTGCATTGCCTTCTTTCAGGGATATTGAACATCCGAAAAGCAATCAGGCTTCGGAAATTATTGCTGAAGATGGTCGCCCCATCGGAACCTATTTTGTTCAGAACAGATCGAATGTTACGTATAAAGAAATTTCAGAAAATGTAATTAACGGATTAATTGCGACCGAAGATACCCGCTTTAAAGAGCACTCAGGTATTGACTTTAAACGTACTTTCAGTATTATTGGGTACAATTTAATTGGCAAAAAACAAGGTGCCAGTACCATTACCCAGCAATTGGCTAAAAATCTTTTCCCCCGCGAATCGAACCTTAATTTCTTCTCACTGGTACTCACCAAATTTAAAGAATGGATTGTTGCGGTAAAATTAGAGCGGAACTACACCAAAGAAGAAATTATTACCATGTATTTAAACACGGTTGATTTTGGTAACCAGGCTTACGGTATCAAATCGGCTGCACGGGTTTATTTTAACACTACACCCGATAAATTGACCTTAACCGAAGCCGCTACTTTAGTGGGGATGCAAAAAGGGATTACCATGTACTCGCCTACGCGCCACCCGGAACGCTCGCGCGATCGCAGAAATACGGTAATGGCCATGATGGTAAAATCGGATCTGTTAACCCAAGAGGAATTTGAAGCACAAAAAGACAAACCTTTAAACCTTCATTTCAATGCTGCAACCGTAAACGATGGTATTGCGCCTTATTTCCGCACGGTACTTAAAAACGATATTAAAACTATTTTTCAGGAGCAATCGATTACCAAACCAGATGGTACACCTTATGACTTAGACCGCGACGGACTGAAAATTTATACCACATTGAATTATGATATGCAGGTATATGCAGAAGAAGCGCAAAAAGAATACATGAAGATTTTGCAGGCACAGTTTATTGCAAGCTGGAAAGGCCGCAATCCGTTTAAAGATAAAACTTTGCAGATTGAACAGGGAATTAAAAGATCAGACCGTTACAAATCTTTAAAACTGGAAGGAAAATCGGACGAAGAGATTACCGAAGATTTTAATACCAAAACGGAGATGACCATTTTTACCTGGAAAGGTAATATCGATACCGTAATGAAGCCAATAGACTCGGTACGTTATTACAAAATGTTGTTACGTAACGCCATGATGACCATGGACCCAACAAACGGGCACGTAAAAGCCTGGGTTGGCGGTATAAACTACGAACATTTTAAATACGACCAGGTGAAAATGGGTACTCGTCAGGTAGGCTCAACTGCTAAGCCATTTACTTATGCGGTAGCCATCGAAAACGGCTATTCTCCTTGTTATACTGTGCCAAACGTTCCGGTTACCATAGAAGGTTATGGCGATCCGTGGACACCTAGAAACTCGGGAAAACCTTTAGAAGGCAGCATTACCTTACAAAAGGCCCTCGCCTATTCGCAAAACTACGTTACTGCTTATTTAATGAAACAGGTAGGTCCGGTTGCCGTATCTACGCTGGCTACTAAAATGGGCATTCCAAATGTTCCCGCGTTCCCATCTATTTGTTTAGGTACTTTTGATTCGTCGATTTACAATATGGTTGGCGCTTACGGTGCCTTCGCCAATAAAGGTACTTACACCAAGCCTATTTACCTGTTAAGGATCGAAGATAAAAATGGGGTGGTGCTGTTTTCTCAAAAAGAAATACCAAAACCGATTATGAGCGAAGAAGTAGCTTATGTAATGACCAGGATGCTTAAAGGTGTAGTAGCTAACGGAACAGGATCGAGATTAAGTTATAAATATGGGGTAAATGCACCTATCGGCGCAAAAACCGGTACTACCCAAAATAACTCAGATGGTTGGTTTATGGCCATTACCCCACAACTGGTAACTGGTATATGGACCGGCTGCGAAGACAGGGCTTTCCACTTCATCAGCACCAGTCAGGGCGAGGGCGCCAATACTGCTTTGCCTATTTTTGCCGGCTTCATTAAAAGGGTATATGCTAATCCGGCATTAAAAATTGGACGGGCAGATTTTGAAGCACCAAAAAGCGGCGTATCGATCACTTACGATTGTAACCAATACCAACAACAGGAAGAAGGCACAACAGAGCTTGACAAGAAGTTAGGGTTTTAA
- a CDS encoding nuclease A inhibitor family protein produces MNNSILATITKLLLGVLYFTESESPFKAANWGKITPAELLQKIAAEYHSVPQNLKQVEHAAFFNHLTSKVDAADAPTVENARKIETFYSTLKQNLSNLQVIRVEGASRIPVLITGYLADGTCILIETFAVET; encoded by the coding sequence ATGAATAACAGCATCCTGGCAACAATTACCAAACTCTTATTGGGCGTATTGTACTTTACCGAATCAGAAAGCCCTTTTAAAGCGGCCAACTGGGGCAAAATTACTCCTGCAGAACTATTGCAAAAAATTGCAGCAGAATACCATTCAGTCCCACAAAACTTAAAACAGGTGGAACACGCTGCATTTTTTAACCATCTTACTTCAAAGGTAGATGCAGCTGATGCACCTACGGTAGAAAATGCTCGTAAAATAGAAACATTTTATTCGACTTTAAAGCAAAACCTTTCCAACCTACAGGTAATCAGAGTAGAGGGAGCAAGCAGAATACCTGTACTCATAACCGGCTATTTAGCTGATGGCACTTGTATCTTAATCGAAACATTTGCGGTCGAAACCTGA
- a CDS encoding DNA/RNA non-specific endonuclease codes for MKALKKLSLLAVLCLGLAACKKENQPQPETNLFEQKLNSKAATAGTQTIVAGFPENFETGTKGSYAVASVTLSSGSWSLDDALIGNLAADAKNGSQSVRIRNTGILSMNFDVNGADVVTIAHAKYGTDANSTWQLWYSTNSGSSWQQSGSTITSSATTLSTATFNTAISGNVRFQIRKISGGTARINIDDFSISTGDGTTTPPTTPGDNSHLLMGNPSNAVASTSYPENYLMERTYYSSSYSKSRGTPNWVSWHIGSSDLGSTPRQDDFRADNTLPTGWYQVSNSSYSGSGFDRGHNCPSADRTASVAANSSTFLMSNMMPQAPNNNQGPWADLENYTRSLVTAGNEVYVICGSYGSGGTGSNGGITYTIDNGRINVPSNTWKVIVVLPNGNNDLSRVTSATRVITVNMPNTNGLNTNWKTYRTTVNAVESATGYDILSNVPTAVQNVIEAVTDNQ; via the coding sequence ATGAAAGCATTAAAAAAATTAAGCTTACTGGCAGTGCTATGCCTTGGTCTGGCTGCCTGTAAAAAAGAAAACCAGCCACAACCAGAAACAAACCTTTTTGAACAGAAACTAAACAGCAAAGCAGCTACGGCGGGTACCCAGACCATAGTGGCTGGTTTCCCCGAAAATTTTGAGACGGGAACAAAAGGCAGCTATGCTGTAGCATCGGTTACTTTAAGCAGCGGCAGCTGGAGTCTTGATGATGCCTTAATCGGTAACCTTGCTGCTGACGCAAAAAACGGTAGTCAATCGGTACGCATCCGTAACACAGGTATCCTGAGCATGAATTTTGATGTAAACGGAGCTGATGTGGTAACCATTGCCCATGCCAAATACGGTACCGATGCCAATAGTACCTGGCAGCTCTGGTACTCTACCAACAGTGGTTCGAGCTGGCAACAATCGGGTAGCACCATAACCAGTAGCGCCACAACATTATCAACCGCAACCTTTAACACTGCTATTTCCGGAAATGTACGTTTCCAGATCCGTAAAATAAGTGGTGGTACTGCACGCATCAATATTGATGATTTCAGCATCTCTACCGGAGATGGAACAACCACGCCTCCAACTACGCCCGGCGATAATAGCCACCTTCTAATGGGTAACCCAAGCAATGCTGTTGCCAGTACTTCTTATCCTGAAAATTACCTGATGGAGCGTACTTATTACAGCAGCTCTTATAGCAAAAGCAGAGGTACTCCAAACTGGGTAAGCTGGCATATCGGTTCATCTGATTTAGGTTCAACGCCTCGTCAGGATGATTTCAGAGCAGACAATACTTTACCCACAGGTTGGTACCAGGTATCAAACAGCAGCTATTCGGGGTCAGGTTTTGACCGCGGACACAACTGTCCTTCGGCTGATAGAACTGCATCAGTTGCAGCAAACTCGTCTACCTTTTTGATGAGTAATATGATGCCACAGGCACCTAATAATAATCAGGGGCCATGGGCTGATCTTGAAAATTACACCCGTTCACTGGTAACGGCTGGTAACGAAGTTTATGTTATTTGTGGCTCTTATGGTTCGGGCGGTACCGGAAGTAACGGCGGCATTACCTATACCATTGATAATGGTCGGATAAACGTTCCGTCTAACACCTGGAAAGTAATTGTAGTACTTCCTAATGGCAATAACGATTTAAGTCGCGTTACTTCAGCAACAAGGGTTATTACGGTAAATATGCCAAATACAAACGGTTTAAATACCAACTGGAAAACTTATCGCACTACCGTTAATGCAGTAGAATCTGCAACAGGTTATGATATTTTATCAAATGTACCTACAGCTGTGCAAAATGTAATAGAAGCAGTTACTGACAATCAGTAG
- the gldN gene encoding gliding motility protein GldN, with translation MKRILSIAILVLLTTFAFAQKKPAKLAPKKPAPVAAAPVVDTVKAPVKTVKKKLKVPPKDGFYARKDIDSTEMVPLADVREEDVFYAKRIWREIDLRDTVNSALRSPKSRLIDVLVSAIKTGELTAYSPIDSALNEDDAFNNPMTPDSAAKSALGTAEVSNNKTGTVTTVVNDFNPELFLKFRIKEDWIFDTKRSIFEPRIVGIAPLKFNEVSKQWQPVFWVYYTEARELLTKKRLINTNNDASNLSFDDFFIRRLFSSYIVKESNPGDNKIRDIITDPRERLYESERIKKSVLDYEQGLWEY, from the coding sequence ATGAAAAGGATTTTAAGTATTGCTATTTTAGTGTTGTTAACCACGTTTGCTTTTGCACAAAAAAAGCCAGCTAAATTAGCACCTAAAAAGCCTGCGCCCGTGGCGGCTGCTCCTGTAGTAGATACGGTGAAAGCTCCTGTTAAAACAGTTAAAAAGAAACTTAAGGTTCCACCTAAGGACGGCTTCTATGCCCGTAAGGACATTGATAGTACCGAAATGGTACCTTTAGCAGATGTGAGAGAAGAAGATGTGTTTTATGCAAAGCGTATCTGGAGAGAAATTGATTTGCGTGATACTGTTAACTCTGCATTAAGATCACCAAAATCGAGGTTAATTGATGTTTTGGTTTCTGCTATTAAAACGGGAGAATTAACAGCTTATTCGCCGATTGATAGCGCCCTGAATGAGGATGATGCATTTAACAACCCTATGACTCCTGATTCGGCTGCAAAATCGGCTTTAGGAACAGCAGAGGTATCAAACAATAAAACAGGTACAGTTACAACGGTAGTGAACGATTTTAATCCCGAACTATTCTTAAAATTCAGAATTAAGGAAGATTGGATTTTTGATACCAAACGTTCTATTTTCGAACCACGTATTGTAGGTATAGCACCTTTAAAATTCAATGAGGTTTCTAAACAATGGCAACCTGTATTCTGGGTGTATTACACAGAAGCAAGAGAGCTTTTAACCAAGAAACGTTTAATTAACACCAATAATGATGCTTCTAACTTAAGTTTCGACGATTTCTTTATCCGTCGTTTATTTAGCAGCTATATTGTTAAGGAATCAAATCCTGGTGATAATAAAATCAGAGATATTATAACAGACCCAAGAGAAAGACTTTACGAATCTGAACGGATTAAAAAATCGGTTCTGGATTACGAACAAGGTCTTTGGGAATACTAA